The Gemmatimonadota bacterium DH-78 region TTCCTGATCCTGCGGGCGCTGCGCGAGAGCGGGGGCACGGCGGTGGCGATCTCCGACGCCGAGATGGCCGAGTGGGTCGCCCACCTGGGGCGCGACACCGGGGTGTTCGCCGCACCGGAGGGTGGGGCCGTGGCCGCCGCCGCGGCGCGTCTCCGCGCGTCGGGCTTCATCGGCTCCGACGACGAGGTGGTGCTCTTCAACACCGGGAGCGGACTCAAGTACGTGGGCATGGAGCCCGTCTGACGGCGGGCTCGGGTTTCGTCAACCGCCGTCCCACCAGCGGTAGGCGATTCCCGGCAGAGGAATCAGCCGGCGGCTCACCGGGGTATCGTCACTCGGGTCGGCGCGGCGGATCAGGAGTCCCCGATTCAGATTGATGTCGAAGGTGAGGGCGTGGCGGTCGGCCGGACGCCACTCCACACCCACCGGGGCGCGGAGCACCAGCGAGGCGGCGGTGCGCTCGCCCTCCTCGACGTCGAATCCGATCACGCTCCACAGCCCGAGACCGACGGTGGGCCGCGCCGTCGCGGCGCCGAGGTAGTGGCGGCGGACGGCGGAGAGCGAGAGATCGCGGAAGCCGAAGGTGCCGACGTTCACCTCGGTGCTGCCGTGGCGATCGAAGGCCTCCACCACGATGCCCACGGTGGAGATGCCCCCCAGAGTGAGACCGAAACGGAGTCCGTCGTCGGGCTGAGCCGACGCCGGGGCGCCCCAGGCGAAAAGCCCGAGGAGGAGCAGTGCGCGGACGAGGATCATGCGGCGAGTATAGCGCGGATGGGGAGTGCCCGGCACCCGCCGTGCGTGCGCGTCTCGCCCGGGGACCGCTGCTCGCGGGGCTGGCGACGATCGTGGCGGCCGGGTGCGGATCCGACCCGGGTGCCTCGCTTCCCTCGGCGGTGGCGGAGGCGTTTCCGCCCGACACCCTGCGGAGTCGCGAGGTGTCCCAGGGGGTGCGGTACCACTACCTGTGGGCTCCGGAAGGGCCGTTCGCGATCCATCTGGTGGAAGTGTCCCTCGATCGATGCGGTCTCGACTTCGACGTCGGGCTGGCGAATGCCGACGGCACGCCGGGACTGCGGCGGGTGACCGAGATCGCGGCGGCATCCGCGGAGGAACGCCCGGTGCTCGTGGCGGTGAACGGGGACTTCTTCACGGCCGAAGGCCACCCGGTGGGCACCACGGTGCGCCGGGGTGACGTCCATCGCGACCAGCTGCGACCGGCCTTCGCGTGGCGGCGCGGCGACGGTGCCTGGATCGGCCCCGTGGAGGTGGACTCCGGACGGCTCACGGGAGCGGGATGGGCCGTGGACGAGGGGGAGGTGGACGTGGTCTCGGGGTTTCCGGAGGTGCTCGACGGAGGCGTCCGGGTCGGCGACCTCGGGGTGGCCGACAACCCGTCGTTCGCGGCCGCCCGACACCCGCGCACCGCCGTCGCGGTCGATTCGGTGCGGGGGCGCCTGTGGTTGATCGTGGCCGACGGGCGTCAGGGCGAGTACGCCACCGGTCTCACCCTGCCCGAGCTCGCCGTGCTCGCCGAGGCGCTCGGCGCGGCCGAGGCGATCAACCTCGACGGAGGCGGTTCGTCGGTCATGGTGATCGAGGGCGCGGTGGTGAGCCGTCCGAGCGACGCCACCGGCGAACGGGCCGTGGCGAACGCCCTTCTCCTGGTGGCCGACCCCGCAGGGTGCCGGAGCGGGCGTTGACGACACAGGGCCGCCGGGATCCCCCGACGGCCCTGCGCGATGCCTGCCACTCGATCCCCCTCGCCGGCTATTCGTAGCGCAGCGCGTCGATCGGGTCGAGCTTCGCAGCGCGCTGGGCAGGCCAGATTCCGAAGAACAGCCCGATGCCCGCAGAGAAGACCAGGGCGGCGACCACCGCTTCGGGCGCTACAACGGAGTCCCACCCCATGGCACTCGACATGATGCGCGAGGCGCCGTACCCGCCGAGCACCCCCATCACCCCGCCGAGGAAGCAGAGCACCAGCGCCTCGATCAGGAACTGGAACATGATCGCCTTGCGGGTGGCTCCGAGCGCCTTCCGCACACCCACCTCGCGGGTTCGCTCGGTGACGCTCACCAGCATGATGTTCATGATGCCGATGCCACCCACCAGCAGACTCACCGCGGCGATGCCCGCCAGCAGGTAGGTGAAGGTCTGGTTGGTCTCATTGAAGGTCGAGAGCAGGTCGGCGGAGTTGCGGATGTTGAAGTCGGCGTCGTCGCCGGGGCGGATGCGGTGCTCGCGGCGGAGCACTCGATCGATCTCGCCGTACGCGAAGTCCAGATCCTCGGGAGTGGCCGTGGCCACGTAGATCGAACTCAGCCGATCGCGCCCGCCGAAGAGCCGGTACATGGCCGTCGACACCGGCACGAACACCTGCTCGTCGGGCCGGATCCAGGCCGCCTCTCCCTTCTCGGCGAGAATGCCGATCACCTCGAAGGGCTGGCCGCTCATCTGGATGGTCTTGCCGATCAGCAGCTCCGGGGGCGTGCTCAGCTGCTCCGGCACGGAGTAGCCCAGAACCGCCACACGGCGACGACCCTGCACCTCGCCCTCGTTGAACACCCGGCCGTGGGTGATCTCGTGGTCGTAGATGTCGAAGTACTCGGGCCAGGTGCCCACCGCGGTGTTGTTGGAGTTCCAGCGCAGGTACGACAGCTGCGAGCGCGAGCTCACCTCCGGCGCGACCTGCATCACCCCGCCGCTCGCCGCCTTGAGGGCGGTGGCGTCGTCGACGGTGAGGCGCTGGGTGCCCTCGCGGCTCACCCCGCCGAAGGTGGACTGACCCGGGCGGATCGTGAGCACGTTCGTACCCATCCGCTGGATCTGCTCCTCCACCGACTGCTGGGCGCCCTCGCCGAGCGCGACCATCGTGATCACGGCAGACACACCGATGATGATGCCCAGCGTGGTCAGGAACGAACGGAGCGCGTTGGCCCGGATGGCCGCCAGGGCGACCGCGATGATTTCGAGTGCGAGCTTCATGATCGATTCCCGGGAATCAGCGGCGTCCGCCGCCGCCGAAGGGGCTGCCGCCACCCATGCGGTTGCGCATCTGTTCGAGCTGCGCCGCCTGAGCGGCCTGGAGCTGCGCGGCGCCGAGCACTGCGATCTCGGTGCCCTCGTCGAGCCCCGAAACGACCTGGGTGTTGTCCCAGTCGTTCAGCGCGATCATGACGGCCTTGGCCTCGGGCACCCCCTGGGCGTTCATCACGAACACCACGGCGGCCCGCGGTTCCGCGGGATCCGCCGACTGTCCGCGCTGCCCGCCGGAGCCCCGCATGGAGGCCATCAGCGCGCGCACGGAATCCTGCGAGATCTCGCCCGACTCCACCTGAGCCCGCAGGCTCGCCATGTCGGGCGCACCGCCGCCCGCAGGCGCGCCTCCACCCGTTGCCGACGGCAGGCTGCTGCGCAGGGCCTGCACGTCGATCGAGGTCGCATCGAGCCCGAGGGCCGAGGCGGCCGCCGTGGCATCCTGCATCGTGACCACGGTGTTGTTCGGAATCAGGATCACGTCGTCGGCCTGATCGATGAGGATCTCGACCTCGGCGTTCATGCCCGATTTCAACAACCCGGAGGTGTTGTCCAGGGTGATGATCACCGGAAACATGGTCACGTTGGACTGCACCACGGCCTGCGGCTCGATCTTCTCCACTTCACCCCGGAAGGTGCGGTCGGGATAGGCCTCGACCGTGACGGTGGCCGCCATTCCGGCCCGCAGGTCGCCGAGGTCGGTTTCGTCGACCAGAGTGCGCACGCGCATCGACGACAACTCGGCCATGGTGAACAGCGCCGTACCACCCGACACGTTGCCCGACGCCGACTGGATCACCGAGCCCTCTTCCACGTTGCGGGTGAGGACGGTACCTGCGAGCGGCGCCCGGATCGTCACGTCGTTGAGCTGCAGCTCGGCCAGGTCGAAGTTGGTCTGGGCCCGCGTGAGGCTCGCCTGGGCATTCGCGTACTGCAGATTCGACGACTCGAATTCCTGCTGCGTGATCACCCCGGCGTCGAGCAGCTGCTGGTTGCGCTCGAACTGGGCCTGCGCGTTCGAGAAGCTGGCCTGCGCCACCTCGAAGTCGGCCTTGGCCTGGTCATAGCGGTTCTGCACGTCGCGCGGGTCGACCCGGGCCATGAGCGTGCCGGGCTCGACCTCGTCGCCCACGTCGACCAGCATCTCGAGGATCTCACCGCCGGCCTTCGACTTCACCTCCACGGTACGGATCGGCTCGATCGTACCCGTGGCCTCGGCCGTGATCCGAAGGTTGCCCCGCGTGGCGGAGGCGGTCTGGAAAGCGGCGGCAGGCGCCGACTCGCCGGTGCTGCACGCGGCACCGGCCAGTGCGAGGGCCAGCACGCTGAAACGCTTGATCATCATGCAACTCCGGTGGGTTCGTTCAGAAAGTCTCTCTCGATCACGCCGTCGCGCAGGTGCACCTGTCGCTTGGCGTACTCGGCGATGTCCGACTCGTGCGTGACGAGCACGATGGTCTGGCCCTGGCGATTCAGCGTGGTGAAGATGTCCATCACCTCCACCGAGGTAGCCGAATCGAGGTTCCCGGTGGGCTCGTCGGCGAGGAGCAGCGCCGGCTCGTTCACCAGGGCGCGGGCGATGGCCACCCGCTGGCGCTGACCGCCCGATATCTCCGGCGGCTTGTGGTCCATGCGGTCTCCGAGACCCACCAGCTCGAGCTTCTCGGCCGCGCGCTCGCGGCGCTCCTTCGCCGGCACGCCGGCGTAGATGAGCGGGAGCTCGACGTTGTGGAGGCAGCTCACGCGCGGGAGGAGGTTGAAGGTCTGGAAGACGAAACCGATCTCGCGATTCCGCACGCGGGCGAGGTCGTCTTCGGTCAGTTCGCTCACCTGCTGACCGTTCAGCCAGTACTTGCCGGCGGTGGGGGTGTCGAGGCACCCGAGCACATTCATGAAGGTGCTCTTGCCGGAGCCCGAGGGGCCCATCACGGCAACGAATTCCTCCTTCTGGATGAGCAGGTCGATTCCGCGCACCGCGCGCACCGTCTCCGCACCCAGGTGGTAGAACTTCTCGATGCCTTCGGTCCGAATGATGTCCATCACCGCCTCATCCCCTTCCCTGGTTCGCCGGTGCCAGGCACCGTGTCGATTCAACGTTCATCATTCCCGTCGTCGTTGCGGTCCCGCTCGCTTTCCTGATTGCGGCGGTCGCGATCGACGGCGAGCGAGTCGTAGCGTGCAGCCTGATCGGGATCCAATACGCCCTTGATCGCCTCGCGGGTTTCGAGCACGAGCGCCCTCATTCCGTCGTCGTAGAACTGGCGGGACTCCCGGTGGAAGCGACGAACGTCGCTCTGGTAGAGCGCCACGATGGAGTCGATGCGGACGCGCTGGGCGTCGGTCGGATCGACCCGCTCGAAGAGGTAACGGCGAGGCTGGTCGTCGGTCCGGTCCGCGTCTTCGTTCGCATCGTCGACGTCGGCGGCCAGTCGGCTCTCGTTCATGCGCGCCATCTCGGCCATGTCGAGCCGACGATCGAGGGCGAAGCCGACGAGAATGCCCGATCCGAAGACCACGGCGAGCACGACGACGGACAGCAGACGTGCCCGGCGGACGGCGTTCATCTCAGAAGATCTCGGCGGCCGCGAAGGTGAAGCCCGACGTCGGGTCGTCGAGGTCGGCGGGGATCGCCTCGTCTTCGAGACCGATCGACAGCAGCTCCTCGATCCCCACATCCGCCACCGGCGCGTTCGGCGGAGCGGGAACGACCAGGAGAATCACCGCCGCGGCGGCCGCGGCGACGACGGCGGAGGGCACGACGGTGCGCGCCCACGAGGTGACGGTGCCGGCCACGGTCAGGTCGGCCATCCGGCGACGGCGTGCGAGCTCCATCCGGGCCGCGTCCACGATGGACCGCTGCAGCGACTGCCAGTAGCGCGGTCGGGTGGCCTCGGGGTCGAGTCGGGTGAGAAGGGATTCGATCGCGAGGTCTCGGTCGGAGACCGTGTCGGTGGATCGATCGTCGATGTATGTCATCAGCGTTCACTCAGGTTCAATGACCCGCCCAGCACGCTTCTCAGCGCCTTCCGGGCGAAGTGCAGGTGGGATCGGACCGTGCCCGACGGCAGGTCGAGGCGATCTGCGATCTCACGATGTTTCCACCCCTCCAGATCGTGCAGAAGCACGATCTCCCGCTGGACCGGGGGCAGGGTCTCGAGGGCTTCCTGCAACTGCTCCCTCAACTCCACCTGCTCCGTCACCCGGTCCGGCCCGGGCCCACGGTTCGACGTGCCCGGCGGGATCGGATCCGCCGACCGGAGCGACTCCCTTCGCACGAGGTTGCGCGAACGGTTGCGCACGATGGTGAGCAACCACCCGGCGAACCGCTCCGGATTCCTGCACTCGTCGAGCCGCTGCAACGCGACCAGGAACGACTCCTGAACCGCGTCCTCCGCATCCTCGTGGCGCCCGGTGACCGAATAGGCGACCGCGTAGGCGGACTTCATGTAGCGCCCGACGAGAGCGCCGTAGGCGCCATCGTCACCGGTGCGGATCCGGCGAACCAGGACTGCGTCACTCGGTTCGTGATGCGCCGTCATGAAGACACGGGAGGGAGGTGGGGTGTTGAGGCTGGAAGCGGGCCGAGTGCGCGGGGTCGCCCAATGTATCGAAGCGACCCCGCGATGTCTCGACCGGCCCCCGCCCCTGCTATCACACCACAGCGGGGGTACCGGGTCCTCCCGGTGAGCTTCTACCGGCCCCACCGGTCATCCTGCGCGGGCGCCCGCCCGCGCGGCCCCCAGGCTCGCTCCGGCGGCCCGCGGCGAGCGTCGAGGACTTCTCCACCCCGGCGACCCCGTGCGTTCAGCGCCCCGGCGCGCCCGTCCCGAGGGCCCGAGCGAGCCATGCGGCTGCGCCGGTCGTCGAGGCGATCGCGCCGCAGTTCCTGTCGCTGCAGCGGCGGGAGGGTGGCCTCGAACCGGGCCTGGATCTCCGCCACGGCCGTGTCGGTCCGCGCCCGGCGGGCCCGCACCTCGTCGGCCAGCGCCCGACGCTGCGCGACCCGCTCCTCCTGCGATTCCGGCCGCTCGCGCAGCTCCGACCGCCGCTCCTCGCGCTCGAGGCGGGCCGTCTCGGCCAGACGCTCGAGTTCGGAGCGCATGTCTTCCAGCGCCGTGACCTGTCCGGCGTCGAGGCCGAGCTCCTGCTGGCTTCGCAGCGCCGCCTGCACCTGTCCGGCGAGAAGCATCCCGGGGGCCGCCCCTCTCTCGAGAGCGCGTCCCTGCATCGCACGGGTCGCCTGCTGGCGTCCCTGGGCCGAGAGCGGTCCGACCACGGCCATCATCAACCCGGTCGTCGCCACCGCTCGAAACGTCTTCGTCATCTTCGCCTCCCTGCGAATCTCGTTCACGGCGCCCGGTGCCGATTCCCCCGGGCTCGACCATGGGACTGCGGAAGGGCTGGATTCGTTAAGGCCCGGATATGCGAACGGCCCGCCGCGGTCGATTCCGCGGCGGGCCGTTCGGGGCTCGAGCGAGTGGGCCGCCGATCAGGCGGCGCCCTGCCGGCGGCCGTAGGGCAGCGTGGGCGTGGGGCGAACCTTGCCCCCCCAGATGAAGGCCGAGATCCGCGGGTCGACCGGGCCGACCCCGTTCGCGCCCCGGTGAATCACGATGCCCGGCACCGGCTCGCGACCGGTGCACTCTTCGCTTCGTCCCCGCCCGTTCTTCGTCGTCATGATATCGCCTCTCCTGCGCGCGGCAGGTTGGTCCGTTCTTCGCCATGGGCCGCCCCACCGCCCTCGGTGGCGGCGACCGTACGATGCCGACGGAGTGCAGGAGGTGTGCCACGGGCAGAACGCCGCATTCCACGGCGGCGAAGTGGCTGATCGGAGGGCTCGGTGTCATCGATTCGACACGCGGGCCGTGTCCGATCGACACACGGTGTGTCGTTTCGGGGACTCCGGGCCGCCCGAAGTCAGGACCGACCGCGACGGCCGCGGCGAGTGCCTTCGAAGAACGACTTCTCGTCGTCCGGCTCGGGCTCCCACCGGCGCGCCCGAGCGAAGTGCTCCTCGAGCTGGTGGTCGCTCAGGCTCTCGAGCGAGACGGCCGCCACCAGACTCTCCAGCGCCCCCTCCTCGCTCCCCTCGTCGACGTCCGGTTCGACCCCGTCGTCGTGCGCCGGCCGGAAGCTGAGCAGCAGAAGTTCGGCGCCCACGAGGCTCCCGCCCGTGAGGGCGCGCCCGATCACCTCGACCTGAAACACCCGACCGTCCGAGTGCTCCCACCGCCGGGTGGGGTGCGGAGGCTCGCGGGCGGCCTCGGCCTTCGGCGCTCCCACCCGCACCGGGGTGGGGCGGGCCGACGACGGCCGGGCGGGGCGCGGCCGATCGGGGCTCACCGGGTACCCCCCGTCTGCGCGACGCACTCGGCCCAGAGATCGTCGGACTCGGCCACGCGCACGCGCGCGAGGGACACCTCTCCCTGCAGACGGTCCGCGAGGGTGCTCCACACCCACCGCGCGAGTTCCTCCGTGGACGGCTGCCGCGCCCCGGGTCCGAAGTGCTCCGGTACCGCCTCGCGAACATCGCGGCCCGCCAGGCGGCCCCGAATCTCCTCGAGGGCCCCATCGAGCTCGGCGAGATCCACCACCCAGCCCGTGTCCGGATCCAGCGCGCCCGCGACGGTCGCCTCGACCACCCAGTCGTGCTCGTGCGGGCGCAGCTGATCCCCGAAGGTCGCCCGGTTCCGCGCGGAGTCCCACTCGTCTCGTCCGTACGCGTGCGAAGCCCGGAAGCGGATGCGCCGGGTGAGCGTCGGGCTCGGGGCAGCGGAGGTCGGGTCGGCTGGATTCATGATGCCGAACCTATGCGCCGAACCGCGTGTGAACCACACCGCCTTCGCCCCCGTGCGGCCTTCGGCAACCTTTTCCGCAGAGGGGGAACGAAGCGGTTGAACCCCCGCGAACCCGGCCCGATCGACCGACGACTACGAGACGTAAACCACAGCCCCAAAACGACTTGACTTCGAGCGAGCGAAACCGGCACGAGCGGCACGATGGTTGCCTCTTCGACCGCCGAACGCTCACGCCTCGGAGTCCACCATGATTCCCACATACGAAACCACGACCACCGCGTGTGGCCGACGTCGCCGACCGGCGCGCGGCTTCACCCTCGTGGAGATGCTCACCGTGATGGCCCTCGTGGTCATCGTCATGGGCATCGCGCTGCCCGCCATCGACGTGGCTCGCTTCCGCCTCGACGGAGAGGTCCAGAGCCTCGCGCTCATGATCAACTCGTCGCAGCGGCTGGCGGTGCTTCGCCAGTACGACATCGTCCTCGCCTTCGACGAATCGGAGGATCGCATCCGGCTCCACCACGACGAGAACAACGACGGCGTGATGGACTCGGGTGAAGAGCTCCGCTTCATCCAGCTCGAGGAGGAAGTGGTCTTCGGGCGCGGCGGCGCCGACGCGCTCCCCGAGGGCGGAGACGAGATCACCTTCACCGAGCGGCAGGACGGTCTGCCCTCGATGACCTTCCGGCGCAACGGCAGCGCCAGCGAGACGGGCGTGATCTACCTCACGTCGCTCGTGGCGTCGCGGACCTCCGGTCACAGCGAGCACACGCGCGCCATCGCGATCGAGCGGGCCACCGGCCAGGTGACCTGCCTGTCGTACCGTACCTCGGACTGGGAGATCGGATGTTGAAGCACGATTCGGCCCCGCACTCGCGCGTGCAGCGTGAAGGGGGCTTCACCCTGGTGGAGGTCACCATCGCTCTGGTGATCCTCGCCGTGGCCGTGCTCGGCATGGCCGCCTCCGCCGGCGTGCTGGGGCGCTACTCGGCCGAAGCCGAGGTCCGCGCGCTCGCCATGCAGGCGGTGCAGGACCGCATCTCGCTGGTGAAGGTGGACCCGCGGTACACCGAACTCGAGGACCTGTACGGCGGGGAGGAGAACGACCTGCCCGGCCTCGACGGCTACACCCGCAAGACGACCGTCACCCGGATCAACCAGACGACCACGGGCGGCGGCACCATCGACTACAAGGTGATCAGCGTGGTGGTGAGCGGAGGCGCGCTTTCGGCTCCCCTCTCGCGACGCTTCACCGTGGGGGCCCCATGACGCACAAGCCCACCGCCTCGCGCGGAATGACCCTGGTCGAGTTGCTGATCGTGATCATGGTGT contains the following coding sequences:
- a CDS encoding ABC transporter permease: MKLALEIIAVALAAIRANALRSFLTTLGIIIGVSAVITMVALGEGAQQSVEEQIQRMGTNVLTIRPGQSTFGGVSREGTQRLTVDDATALKAASGGVMQVAPEVSSRSQLSYLRWNSNNTAVGTWPEYFDIYDHEITHGRVFNEGEVQGRRRVAVLGYSVPEQLSTPPELLIGKTIQMSGQPFEVIGILAEKGEAAWIRPDEQVFVPVSTAMYRLFGGRDRLSSIYVATATPEDLDFAYGEIDRVLRREHRIRPGDDADFNIRNSADLLSTFNETNQTFTYLLAGIAAVSLLVGGIGIMNIMLVSVTERTREVGVRKALGATRKAIMFQFLIEALVLCFLGGVMGVLGGYGASRIMSSAMGWDSVVAPEAVVAALVFSAGIGLFFGIWPAQRAAKLDPIDALRYE
- a CDS encoding type II secretion system protein, whose protein sequence is MIPTYETTTTACGRRRRPARGFTLVEMLTVMALVVIVMGIALPAIDVARFRLDGEVQSLALMINSSQRLAVLRQYDIVLAFDESEDRIRLHHDENNDGVMDSGEELRFIQLEEEVVFGRGGADALPEGGDEITFTERQDGLPSMTFRRNGSASETGVIYLTSLVASRTSGHSEHTRAIAIERATGQVTCLSYRTSDWEIGC
- a CDS encoding ABC transporter ATP-binding protein, which encodes MDIIRTEGIEKFYHLGAETVRAVRGIDLLIQKEEFVAVMGPSGSGKSTFMNVLGCLDTPTAGKYWLNGQQVSELTEDDLARVRNREIGFVFQTFNLLPRVSCLHNVELPLIYAGVPAKERRERAAEKLELVGLGDRMDHKPPEISGGQRQRVAIARALVNEPALLLADEPTGNLDSATSVEVMDIFTTLNRQGQTIVLVTHESDIAEYAKRQVHLRDGVIERDFLNEPTGVA
- a CDS encoding phosphodiester glycosidase family protein; amino-acid sequence: MRARLARGPLLAGLATIVAAGCGSDPGASLPSAVAEAFPPDTLRSREVSQGVRYHYLWAPEGPFAIHLVEVSLDRCGLDFDVGLANADGTPGLRRVTEIAAASAEERPVLVAVNGDFFTAEGHPVGTTVRRGDVHRDQLRPAFAWRRGDGAWIGPVEVDSGRLTGAGWAVDEGEVDVVSGFPEVLDGGVRVGDLGVADNPSFAAARHPRTAVAVDSVRGRLWLIVADGRQGEYATGLTLPELAVLAEALGAAEAINLDGGGSSVMVIEGAVVSRPSDATGERAVANALLLVADPAGCRSGR
- a CDS encoding prepilin-type N-terminal cleavage/methylation domain-containing protein; this encodes MLKHDSAPHSRVQREGGFTLVEVTIALVILAVAVLGMAASAGVLGRYSAEAEVRALAMQAVQDRISLVKVDPRYTELEDLYGGEENDLPGLDGYTRKTTVTRINQTTTGGGTIDYKVISVVVSGGALSAPLSRRFTVGAP
- a CDS encoding sigma-70 family RNA polymerase sigma factor — protein: MTAHHEPSDAVLVRRIRTGDDGAYGALVGRYMKSAYAVAYSVTGRHEDAEDAVQESFLVALQRLDECRNPERFAGWLLTIVRNRSRNLVRRESLRSADPIPPGTSNRGPGPDRVTEQVELREQLQEALETLPPVQREIVLLHDLEGWKHREIADRLDLPSGTVRSHLHFARKALRSVLGGSLNLSER
- a CDS encoding 6-carboxytetrahydropterin synthase, with protein sequence MNPADPTSAAPSPTLTRRIRFRASHAYGRDEWDSARNRATFGDQLRPHEHDWVVEATVAGALDPDTGWVVDLAELDGALEEIRGRLAGRDVREAVPEHFGPGARQPSTEELARWVWSTLADRLQGEVSLARVRVAESDDLWAECVAQTGGTR
- a CDS encoding efflux RND transporter periplasmic adaptor subunit, producing MMIKRFSVLALALAGAACSTGESAPAAAFQTASATRGNLRITAEATGTIEPIRTVEVKSKAGGEILEMLVDVGDEVEPGTLMARVDPRDVQNRYDQAKADFEVAQASFSNAQAQFERNQQLLDAGVITQQEFESSNLQYANAQASLTRAQTNFDLAELQLNDVTIRAPLAGTVLTRNVEEGSVIQSASGNVSGGTALFTMAELSSMRVRTLVDETDLGDLRAGMAATVTVEAYPDRTFRGEVEKIEPQAVVQSNVTMFPVIITLDNTSGLLKSGMNAEVEILIDQADDVILIPNNTVVTMQDATAAASALGLDATSIDVQALRSSLPSATGGGAPAGGGAPDMASLRAQVESGEISQDSVRALMASMRGSGGQRGQSADPAEPRAAVVFVMNAQGVPEAKAVMIALNDWDNTQVVSGLDEGTEIAVLGAAQLQAAQAAQLEQMRNRMGGGSPFGGGGRR